The following are from one region of the Micromonas commoda chromosome 12, complete sequence genome:
- a CDS encoding predicted protein, with protein MSSVLTADADGSYRPKTRETRAAYEALLGMIQGQFGDQPQDVLRGAADEVLEVLKDDHKTDPERKKDVEALMGATSSEKFAQFVAVGKLITDFNPGGGPGEGDVVPGDTLDDDIGVAVEFEEEEEDNDEDNELDEVLEASDVEEDDEGAGEEAEFGRGVQGMDVGGDDGEEYDEDIVKPSDIDAYWLQRQVAAAFGYTDSDAAESSKMAEEVLAALGCETDDERACENRLVLLLDYDKFDLIKKLLKSRARVVWCTRLARAQDDDEKAHIMEQMSARPEAAAVLDLMRQTGERASAKARQRLRGEVAADVADTGVGAVAAGRKLLELDALAFAAGSHFMSNKRCELPPGSYRSAKKGYEEVHIPALKPKAFADGEVLRTIEELPKWAQPAFAGMKSLNRVQSQVYNTAMLSPENMLLCAPTGAGKTNVAMLTILHEIGLHRKPDGTIDTSAFKIVYVAPMKALVAEMVGNLGNRLKPYGINVRELTGDVSLSRSQIDDTQVIVTTPEKWDIITRKSGDRTYTQLVRLLIIDEIHLLHDSRGPVLESIVARTVRQVETTQEMVRLVGLSATLPNFEDVAAFLRINPSKGLFVFDNSFRPCPLQQQFIGVTVKKPLQRFQVMNEICYEKVLENAGKSQTIIFVHSRKETAKTAKAMRDTALETDQLARFLKEDSASREILITEAEQCRSADLRDLLPYGFAIHHAGMTRADRTLVEELFADGHVQVLVSTATLAWGVNLPAHTVIIKGTQMYNPEKGGWDELSFQDVMQMMGRAGRPQFDTFGEGIIITQHSELQYYLSLLNQQLPIESQFVNNLADALNAEVVLGTVQDSRDAVNWLGYTYLYVRMLRNPNLYGVGIDALEDDPTLEMRRADLIHTAATQLDKAGLCRYDRRSGHLQATDLGRIASHYYISHGTVKAFNEHLKPTMGDIELCRLFALAEEFKYVSVREEEKLELAKLAERVPIPVKESIEEPTAKINILLQAYISGMKLEGFALMADMVYVTQSAGRILRCIFEIVLKRGWAQLADKALALCKMAARRTWGSQTPLRQFKGIPHDILIKVERKDLAWERYYDLSSQEIGELIRFPKMGKAIHKFVHQFPRLELSAHVQPITRSVLKVDLTLTPDFQWDEKVHGYVQGFWIIVEDNDGEMILHHEFFLLKQVNAEEDHAVSFTITLLDPLPPQYFVRVVSDSWLGSETIIPVSFKHLLLPDKHPPPTELLDLQPLPASALKQDGFDVLYAPRIKHFNPVQTQVFQCLYNTDDNALIGAPTGSGKTVCAEFAILRMLNKLNKNEADVVRCVYMAPTPELARERVQDWSARLGDKLGLRVVSLTGETATDLKLLEKGQVVIATPQQWDVISRRWKQRKNVQNVSLFIADELHLIGGAVGPTMEVVTSRMRYISSQLEKPIRIVGLCTSLANARDLGEWIGASSHGLFNFAPGVRPVPLDIRVTGIDIVNFEARMQAMARPVYSAICQHAPGGEPSIVFVPTRKHAKLASLDLLTFAAADGKPQKFLACDPEDLAPHIGKISDSAVRHALGFGVALLHESMDSDERELVERVFSSGAATVLVVTAPLAWGLTASCKLSVIMGTQYYDAGGAASADYPVTDLLAMMGRAARPLHDDHSVCVLLCHAPRKEYYKKFLYEPFPVESHLDHFLHDHMAAEIVTRTIETKQDAVDYLTWSFYYRRLSQNPNYYNLTGVTHRHLSDALSELVESTLGDLEASKCISIEDDMDVAPLNLGMIGSYYYISYTTIELFAASLTAKTKLKGLLEIVAGATEFEKFAVRPGESNILRHVLNHSAVTLDNRRTTDPHVKVAALMQAHFGRMKLNGDLTNDLKAILPEAARLLQAIVDVISSSGWLAPALAAMELSQMLVQGMWDKDSPLLQLPHVDKDCAARCAEAGIESVYDLVDIEDDDKRAELLQMTDAQMGEVAEACNRYPNIEVNYEVVNADEVEAGDSVEMVVSLEREMDDDGELGAVVAPRYPKKKDSESWWLVVGDAKKGTLSAIKRVNLGRKQKVKLEFQAPSEPGNVDYTLFFMCDSYLGCDQEYEFTLNVQEAQSGSESGSEEDAMDE; from the exons ATGTCCAGCGTGCTCACTGCTGACGCCGACGGGTCCTACCGCCCGAAGACGAGGGAGACCAGGGCTGCGTACGAGGCACTCCTGGGAATGATCCAGGGCCAGTTTGGAGACCAGCCGCAGGACGTGCTcaggggcgccgccgatgaggTCCTCGAGGTACTGAAGGACGACCACAAGACAGACCCGGAGAGGAagaaggacgtcgaggccctGATGGGTGCGACGAGCAGCGAGAAGTTTGCTCAGTTTGTCGCCGTCGGTAAGCTCATCACCGATTTCaacccgggcggcggccccggcgagggcgacgttgTCCCCGGCGATACGCTCGATGACGACATCGGCGTGGCCGTCGagttcgaggaggaggaggaggacaacGATGAGGACAACGAGCTGGACGAGGTCCTGGAGGCGAGCGACGtggaggaggatgacgagggcgccggggaggaggctgagtttggccgcggcgtgcagggtatggacgtcggcggcgacgacggcgaggagtaCGACGAGGACATCGTGAAACCCTCGGACATCGACGCCTACTGGCTCCAGCGGCAGGTGGCCGCGGCTTTCGGGTACAccgactcggacgcggccgagTCGTCCaagatggcggaggaggtgctcgccgcgttgggaTGCGAGACGgatgacgagcgcgcgtgcgagaACCGGCtcgtgctcctcctcgactACGACAAGTTCGACCTCATCAAGAAGCTTCTCaagtcccgcgcgcgtgtggTATGGTGCACCCgactggcgcgcgcgcaggacgacgacgagaaggcgCACATCATGGAACAGATGAGCGCCAggcccgaggcggcggcggtgctggaCCTGATGCGACAgacgggcgagcgcgcgtcggcaAAGGCGAGGCA GcgtctgcgcggcgaggtggcggcCGACGTGGCCGACACTGGCGTAGGAGCCGTGGCCGCTGGGCGCAAGCTGCTCGAGCTGGATGCCCTGGCATTTGCCGCGGGATCCCACTTCATGTCTAACAAGCGGTGCGAGCTGCCCCCGGGATCCTACCGCAGCGCCAAGAAGGGCTACGAAGAGGTTCACATCCCCGCGCTAAAGCCCAAGGCtttcgcggacggcgaggtcctccGCACCATCGAAGAGCTTCCCAAGTGGGCGCAGCCTGCGTTTGCTGGAATGAAGTCCCTGAACAGGGTGCAGAGCCAGGTGTACAACACGGCAATGCTGTCGCCGGAGAACATGCTCCTGTGCGCCCCCACGGGTGCGGGCAAGACTAACGTGGCGATGCTGACCATCCTCCACGAGATCGGCCTGCACCGCAAGCCAGACGGAACTATCGACACGTCCGCGTTCAAGATTGTCTACGTGGCCCCCATGAAGGCGCTCGTGGCAGAGATGGTGGGTAACCTTGGAAACCGCCTCAAGCCATATGGGATCAACGTCAGGGAGCTCACCGGCGATGTATCCCTGAGCCGATCCCAGATTGACGACACGCAAGTAATCGTCACCACCCCAGAGAAATGGGATATTATCACCCGCAAATCCGGTGACAGGACGTACACGCAGCTGGTTCGTCTGCTCATCATCGACGAGATTCACCTCCTCCACGACAGCCGCGGTCCTGTGCTGGAGTCCATCGTGGCGCGCACAGTTCGCCAGGTGGAGACGACGCAGGAGATGGTCCGCCTGGTCGGACTGTCGGCGACGCTGCCGAActtcgaggacgtcgccgcgttcctccgtATCAACCCTTCCAAGGGCCTGTTCGTGTTTGACAACAGCTTCCGCCCGTGCCCCTTGCAGCAGCAGTTCATCGGCGTTACCGTGAAGAAGCCCCTGCAGAGGTTCCAGGTGATGAACGAGATCTGCTACGAGAAAGTTCTCGAGAACGCGGGCAAGTCGCAGACGATTATCTTCGTGCACAGCCGTAAGGAGACGGCAAAGACCGCCAAGGCGATGCGCGACACCGCGCTGGAGACCGATCAGCTCGCCAGGTTTTTGAAGGAGGACAGCGCAAGCCGCGAGATTCTTATCACCGAGGCGGAGCAATGCCGCTCCGCGGACCTTCGCGACCTACTCCCCTACGGCTTTGCCATTCACCACGCCGGCATGACCCGCGCTGACCGCACATTGGTCGAGGAGCTGTTCGCGGACGGTCACGTGCAGGTGCTGGTGAGCACCGCGACGCTAGCGTGGGGTGTGAACCTCCCGGCGCACACCGTGATAATCAAGGGGACGCAGATGTACAACCCGGAGAAGGGCGGATGGGACGAGCTGAGCTTCCAGGACGTGATGCAGATGATGGGTCGCGCCGGTCGTCCCCAGTTCGATACTTTCGGCGAGGGTATCATCATCACCCAGCACAGCGAGCTGCAGTACTACCTGTCCCTGCTCAACCAGCAGCTTCCGATTGAGTCACAGTTTGTGAACAACCTCGCGGATGCGCTCAATGCGGAGGTGGTCCTCGGTACGGTGCAGGactcgagggacgcggtgaaCTGGCTCGGTTATACCTACCTTTACGTCCGGATGCTGAGGAACCCCAATTTGTACGGAGTTGGCATCGATGCGCTGGAGGATGATCCTACGCTGGAGATGCGCCGCGCAGACCTCATCCACACCGCTGCGACGCAACTTGACAAGGCGGGCCTGTGCCGATACGACAGGCGCAGCGGTCACCTGCAGGCCACCGACCTGGGCCGCATCGCAAGCCATTACTACATCAGCCACGGGACCGTGAAAGCGTTCAACGAGCACCTCAAGCCCACGATGGGAGACATCGAACTGTGCCGCCTGTTTGCCCTCGCTGAGGAGTTTAAATACGTCTCTGTGAGGGAGGAAGAGAAACTGGAACTCGCTAAACTTGCCGAGCGCGTCCCCATTCCGGTGAAGGAATCCATCGAAGAGCCGACAGCAAAGATCAATATCCTGCTGCAGGCTTACATTAGTGGCATGAAACTCGAAGGTTTCGCGCTTATGGCTGACATGGTGTACGTCACTCAGTCGGCAGGGCGCATCCTGCGATGTATCTTTGAGATTGTTCTCAAGCGCGGCTGGGCGCAGCTTGCGGATAAGGCTCTGGCACTGTGCAAGATGGCAGCGAGGCGGACGTGGGGCAGCCAGACGCCGCTGCGCCAGTTCAAGGGGATTCCTCACGACATCCTCATTAAGGTTGAGCGCAAGGATCTGGCATGGGAGCGATACTACGACCTCTCATCGCAGGAGATTGGCGAGCTGATCCGCTTCCCCAAGATGGGCAAGGCGATTCACAAGTTTGTACACCAATtccctcgcctcgagctcagcGCGCATGTCCAGCCCATCACCCGATCGGTGCTGAAGGTGGACCTAACCCTGACCCCGGACTTTCAGTGGGACGAGAAGGTGCACGGGTACGTACAGGGCTTCTGGATCATCGTCGAGGACAACGACGGCGAGATGATCCTGCACCACGAGTTCTTCCTGCTCAAGCAGGTgaacgccgaggaggaccaCGCGGTTTCATTCACCATCACCCTGCTCGACCCCTTGCCGCCCCAGTACTTTGTGCGTGTGGTGTCCGACAGTTGGCTTGGTTCGGAGACGATCATCCCGGTCAGCTTCAAGCACCTGCTGCTGCCTGACAAGCACCCACCGCCCACGGAGCTGCTCGACCTGCAGCCCCTGCCGGCGTCGGCATTGAAACAAGATGGGTTCGACGTTCTCTACGCGCCGCGGATCAAGCACTTCAACCCGGTGCAGACCCAGGTGTTCCAGTGCTTGTACAACACCGACGATAACGCGTTGATCGGTGCACCCACAGGCAGTGGCAAGACGGTCTGCGCCGAGTTTGCCATCCTGCGCATGCTAAACAAGCTCAACAAGAACGAAGCCGACGTCGTGCGATGCGTATACATGGCCCCAACGCCTGAGTTGGCGCGCGAGCGTGTGCAGGactggagcgcgaggctcggcgaCAAACTCGGATTGCGCGTGGTATCCCTAACTGGCGAGACCGCGACGGATCTGAAGCTGCTCGAGAAGGGCCAAGTGGTCATCGCCACGCCGCAACAGTGGGATGTGATCAGCCGCAGGTGGAAGCAGAGGAAAAACGTGCAGAACGTCTCGCTCTTCATTGCGGATGAACTCCATTTGATCGGTGGCGCCGTGGGACCAACCATGGAAGTGGTCACGAGCCGCATGAGGTACATCAGCTCCCAACTCGAAAAACCGATTCGTATCGTCGGTCTTTGCACTTCGCTCGCGAATGCGAGGGACCTGGGCGAGTGGAttggcgcgtcgtcgcacggcCTCTTCAACTTTGCCCCGGGTGTCAGGCCGGTGCCCCTCGATATCCGCGTAACCGGCATCGACATTGTGAACTTTGAAGCACGCATGCAGGCGATGGCCAGACCCGTGTACAGCGCCATCTGTCagcacgcgccgggcggcgaaCCCTCCATCGTGTTTGTGCCCACGCGCAAGCACGCAAAGCTGGCTTCACTCGACCTGCTCACATTTGCTGCCGCGGATGGGAAGCCCCAAAAGTTCCTCGCGTGTGATCccgaggacctcgcgccTCACATCGGCAAGATCTCGGATTCCGCCGTGCGACATGCACTGGGTTTCGGTGTCGCGCTTCTCCACGAGTCTATGGACtccgatgagcgcgagctggTGGAGCGGGTGTTTTCATCTGGCGCAGCGACTGTGCTAGTGGTCACTGCACCACTTGCGTGGGGTCTCACCGCTTCGTGCAAGCTGTCGGTGATCATGGGCACACAGTActacgacgccggcggcgccgcgtctgCCGACTACCCCGTCACTGATCTCCTCGCGATGATgggtcgcgcggcgaggccatTGCACGACGACCACAGTGTGTGCGTCTTGCTGTGCCATGCGCCCAGGAAGGAGTACTACAAGAAATTCCTGTACGAACCCTTCCCTGTTGAGTCCCACCTCGATCACTTCCTTCACGATCACATGGCGGCAGAGATCGTGACGCGAACCATCGAGACGAAGCAGGACGCGGTCGACTATCTGACCTGGTCGTTCTATTACCGTCGACTGAGCCAGAACCCGAACTACTACAACCTCACTGGGGTGACTCACAGGCACCTCTCTGACGCGCTCTCGGAGCTGGTGGAGTCAACCCTCGGCGACCTTGAGGCGAGCAAGTGCATCAGCATCGAAGACGACATGGACGTGGCGCCTCTTAACTTGGGTATGATCGGGTCGTACTATTACATCTCTTACACCACGATCGAGCTCTTCGCCGCTTCTCTCACGGCGAAGACCAAGCTCAAGGGCTTACTCGAGATCGTGGCTGGTGCGACTGAGTTTGAAAAGTTTGCTGTGCGCCCCGGTGAGTCGAACATTCTCCGTCACGTGCTGAACCACTCCGCCGTGACGCTGGATAATAGGCGCACGACCGACCCACATGTCaaggtcgcggcgctcatgcAGGCCCATTTTGGCCGCATGAAGCTCAATGGCGACCTGACCAATGACCTGAAGGCTATCCTCCCtgaggcggcgaggttgctGCAGGCGATCGTCGATGTCATCTCCTCATCTGGCTggctcgcccccgcgctcgcggcgatggagctCAGCCAGATGCTGGTTCAAGGAATGTGGGACAAAGACAGTCCGCTGCTTCAGCTGCCACACGTGGACAAGGATTGCGCCGCTCGCTGCGCCGAGGCTGGCATTGAGAGCGTCTACGATTTGGTCGACAttgaggacgacgacaagcgcgcggagctcctgCAGATGACGGACGCGCAGATGGGTGAAGTTGCGGAGGCGTGCAATCGCTACCCAAACATCGAGGTGAACTATGAGGTGGTCAACGCGGAtgaggtggaggcgggggaCAGCGTGGAGATGGTCGTGTCGCTGGAGCGcgagatggacgacgacggcgagcttggcgctGTTGTGGCACCGCGGTAccccaagaagaaggactcCGAGAGTTGGTGGCTTGTGGTTGGCGACGCCAAGAAAGGGACGTTGTCGGCCATCAAACGCGTCAACCTCGGGCGTAAGCAG